A window from Drosophila subobscura isolate 14011-0131.10 chromosome O, UCBerk_Dsub_1.0, whole genome shotgun sequence encodes these proteins:
- the LOC117897485 gene encoding uncharacterized protein LOC117897485 isoform X26 — translation MHTAVFWRNGDILEGLRPGSPKPGHIERVSGNSQAEMEANKSDDPVITQRFLKINVRHITDGQGVVGGVLLVTPNAVMFDPNVSDPLVIEHQAESYGVIAPMDLVVNAAIFHDIAHMRVVGGAGPSVAAGSCEAEKPEIYYPKPVLVEEDSKELSEQQPLIGDDADAGKERLEAEIGSLEITDDQESLCSSTGRDGDAFPKAFERERIEDSSLEAKDSAKTDAEDEDKKTGLGLTDTRTTLEERRKSLLDHHWAIPSKDRYCLSNSRRSSEDEADNESNITVDSGARSQDPLSAASSVSGVPHSSITLAGTASGAAAAAMSGGQLPGTGMMPPPSGIDLEHLEQLSKQSCYDSGIDIREPVPSVQPIPKKTVYSDADIVLSSDWVPPKNIVPTHFSESPPRSTILGQSLDAGAGAGGARKKTSSVSFSVDDEAAQQAQVQAQVAATLASDKQSEKKNKMLKRLSYPLTWVEGLTGEGGAVPAPGSGTGSLNKSADTDSAPNTGDSNQSVFSKVFSRRSSIGTFIRPHSSEGTSSSTKLKEAKQAPKLDYRSMVSMDDKPELFISVDKLIPRPARACLDPPLYLRLRMGKPIGKAIPLPTSVMSYGKNKLRAEYWFSVPKNRVDELYRFINTWVKHLYGELDEEQIKARGFELIQEDTEWTKSGTTKAGQGGGSQDGEEISDLTRESWEVLSMSTDEYRKTSLFATGSFDLDFPIPDLIGKTEILTEEHREKLCSHLPARAEGYSWSLIFSTSQHGFALNSLYRKMARLESPVLIVIEDTDNNVFGALTSCSLHVSDHFYGTGESLLYKFNPSFKVFHWTGENMYFIKGNMESLSIGAGDGRFGLWLDGDLNQGRSQQCSTYGNEPLAPQEDFVIKTLECWAFV, via the exons ATGCACACGGCTGTCTTCTGGAGGAATGGAG ACATACTGGAGGGCCTGCGCCCCGGATCCCCCAAGCCGGGGCACATTGAGCGCGTGTCCGGCAACAGCCAGGCCGAGATGGAGGCCAACAAGAGCGATGATCCAGTCATTACGCAACGCTTCCTCAAGATCAACGTCCGTCACATCACCGACGGCCAGGGCGTTGTGGGCGGCGTCCTTCTGGTCACCCCCAATGCCGTAATGTTTGATCCGAATGTCAGCGATCCGCTGGTGATTGAACACCAGGCAGAGAGCTACGGGGTGATTGCTCCCATGGATCTGGTGGTGAATGCGGCCATTTTCCATGACATTGCGCACATGCGTgtggtgggtggtgctggCCCCAGTGTTGCTGCCGGCAGCTGCGAGGCGGAGAAGCCAGAGATCTATTATCCCAAACCAGTATTAGTCGAGGAGGACTCCAAGGAGTTGtccgagcagcagccgctgatAGGCGACGATGCCGATGCCGGCAAGGAGCGTTTGGAGG CTGAAATTGGTTCGTTGGAGATTACCGATGACCAGGAGTCACTCTGTTCCAGCACTGGACGTGATGGCGATGCCTTCCCCAAGGCCTTTGAACGTGAACGTATTGAG GACTCGTCGTTGGAAGCCAAAGATAGCGCTAAGACTGACGCTGAGGATGAGGATAAGAAAACCGGCCTGGGCCTGACAGACACTCGCACCACCCTGGAGGAGAGACGCAAGAGTCTGTTGGACCATCACTGGGCTATTCCGAGCAAAGACCG CTATTGTTTGTCTAATTCCCGAAGATCATCGGAAGACGAGGCCGACAACGAGTCCAACATCACTGTGGATAGCGGTGCCCGCAGCCAGGATCCCCTCTCGGCAGCCAGCTCTGTGAGCGGTGTACCACACAGCAGCATAACCCTAGCGGGCACTGcttctggagcagcagcagcagctatgtCTGGGGGACAGTTGCCGGGCACCGGCATGATGCCACCACCATCGGGCATTGATCTGGAGCACCTGGAGCAGCTGTCGAAGCAGTCATGCTACGACTCGGGCATCGACATTAGGGAGCCCGTGCCCAGCGTACAGCCGATACCAAAGAAAACCGTTTACAGCGACGCTGACATTGTCCTCAGCTCGGACTGGGTACCACCGAAAAATATTGTGCCGACGCACTTTAGCGAGTCGCCGCCACGCAGCACCATTCTGGGACAGAGCCTAGACGCTGGTGCCGGTGCTGGTGGGGCGCGCAAGAAGACCTCCAGCGTGAGCTTCAGCGTGGACGATGAGGCCGCACAGCAGGCCCAGGTGCAGGCACAGGTGGCGGCCACTCTAGCCAGTGACAAGCAGTCGGAGAAGAAGAACAAG ATGCTGAAGCGCCTCTCGTACCCACTCACCTGGGTGGAGGGCCTCACCGGCGAAGGCGGAGCTGTGCCAGCCCCTGGCAGCGGCACCGGCAGCCTCAACAAGTCGGCGGACACTGATTCGGCGCCCAACACGGGCGACTCCAATCAGAGTGTCTTTTCGAAAGTATTCTCAAG ACGTTCCTCAATTGGTACCTTTATACGTCCGCATTCGTCGGAGGGAACATCGTCCAGCACCAAACTGAAGGAGGCCAAGCAGGCGCCCAAGCTGGATTATCGTTCCATGGTCTCGATGGATGACAAACCCGAACTATTTATCAGTGTGGACA AACTTATCCCACGTCCGGCAAGAGCCTGTCTTGACCCACCTTTGTATTTGCGCCTGCGCATGGGCAAGCCCATTGGCAAGGCCATACCGCTGCCAACCTCTGTCATGTCCTACGGCAAGAACAAGTTGCGCGCCGAGTATTGGTTCAGTGTGCCCAAAAATCG CGTTGATGAGCTCTATCGCTTCATAAACACCTGGGTGAAACACCTGTACGGTGAGCTGGACGAAGAGCAAATCAAGGCGCGTGGCTTTGAGCTGATCCAGGAGGACACCGAGTGGACAAAGAGCGGCACCACCAAGGCTGGCCAAGGCGGCGGCAGTCAGGATGGCGAGGAGATCAGCGACCTCACCCGCGAGTCCTGGGAG GTGCTGTCCATGAGCACAGATGAATATCGCAAGACCTCACTGTTTGCGACTGGCTCCTTCGACCTGGACTTTCCCATTCCCGATCTAATTGGCAAGACAGAGATCCTCACAGAGGAGCATCG CGAGAAGCTTTGCTCTCATCTGCCCGCTCGTGCCGAGGGCTACTCCTGGTCTTTGATCTTCAGCACATCGCAGCATGGTTTCGCCCTCAACTCCCTGTACCGCAAGATGGCGCGCCTGGAGAGTCCCGTTTTAATTGTCATCGAGGACACAGATAATAAT gtATTTGGTGCCCTGACCTCCTGCTCGCTGCATGTGTCGGATCATTTCTATGGCACCGGCGAGTCCCTGCTCTACAAGTTCAATCCCAGCTTCAAGGTATTCCATTGGACTGGCGAGAACATGTACTTTATCAAGGGCAACATGGAGAGCCTGTCGATTGGCGCCGGAGA TGGTCGTTTTGGTCTGTGGCTTGATGGAGATCTCAATCAGGGACGATCACAGCAATGCAGCACATACGGCAATGAGCCTCTGGCGCCACAAGAAGACTTTGTTATCAAAACACTCGAATGCTGGGCATTTGTTTAA
- the LOC117897485 gene encoding oxidation resistance protein 1 isoform X22 has translation MHTAVFWRNGDILEGLRPGSPKPGHIERVSGNSQAEMEANKSDDPVITQRFLKINVRHITDGQGVVGGVLLVTPNAVMFDPNVSDPLVIEHQAESYGVIAPMDLVVNAAIFHDIAHMRVVGGAGPSVAAGSCEAEKPEIYYPKPVLVEEDSKELSEQQPLIGDDADAGKERLEAEIGSLEITDDQESLCSSTGRDGDAFPKAFERERIEDSSLEAKDSAKTDAEDEDKKTGLGLTDTRTTLEERRKSLLDHHWAIPSKDRSSEDEADNESNITVDSGARSQDPLSAASSVSGVPHSSITLAGTASGAAAAAMSGGQLPGTGMMPPPSGIDLEHLEQLSKQSCYDSGIDIREPVPSVQPIPKKTVYSDADIVLSSDWVPPKNIVPTHFSESPPRSTILGQSLDAGAGAGGARKKTSSVSFSVDDEAAQQAQVQAQVAATLASDKQSEKKNKMLKRLSYPLTWVEGLTGEGGAVPAPGSGTGSLNKSADTDSAPNTGDSNQSVFSKVFSRRSSIGTFIRPHSSEGTSSSTKLKEAKQAPKLDYRSMVSMDDKPELFISVDKLIPRPARACLDPPLYLRLRMGKPIGKAIPLPTSVMSYGKNKLRAEYWFSVPKNRVDELYRFINTWVKHLYGELDEEQIKARGFELIQEDTEWTKSGTTKAGQGGGSQDGEEISDLTRESWEVLSMSTDEYRKTSLFATGSFDLDFPIPDLIGKTEILTEEHREKLCSHLPARAEGYSWSLIFSTSQHGFALNSLYRKMARLESPVLIVIEDTDNNVFGALTSCSLHVSDHFYGTGESLLYKFNPSFKVFHWTGENMYFIKGNMESLSIGAGDGRFGLWLDGDLNQGRSQQCSTYGNEPLAPQEDFVIKTLECWAFV, from the exons ATGCACACGGCTGTCTTCTGGAGGAATGGAG ACATACTGGAGGGCCTGCGCCCCGGATCCCCCAAGCCGGGGCACATTGAGCGCGTGTCCGGCAACAGCCAGGCCGAGATGGAGGCCAACAAGAGCGATGATCCAGTCATTACGCAACGCTTCCTCAAGATCAACGTCCGTCACATCACCGACGGCCAGGGCGTTGTGGGCGGCGTCCTTCTGGTCACCCCCAATGCCGTAATGTTTGATCCGAATGTCAGCGATCCGCTGGTGATTGAACACCAGGCAGAGAGCTACGGGGTGATTGCTCCCATGGATCTGGTGGTGAATGCGGCCATTTTCCATGACATTGCGCACATGCGTgtggtgggtggtgctggCCCCAGTGTTGCTGCCGGCAGCTGCGAGGCGGAGAAGCCAGAGATCTATTATCCCAAACCAGTATTAGTCGAGGAGGACTCCAAGGAGTTGtccgagcagcagccgctgatAGGCGACGATGCCGATGCCGGCAAGGAGCGTTTGGAGG CTGAAATTGGTTCGTTGGAGATTACCGATGACCAGGAGTCACTCTGTTCCAGCACTGGACGTGATGGCGATGCCTTCCCCAAGGCCTTTGAACGTGAACGTATTGAG GACTCGTCGTTGGAAGCCAAAGATAGCGCTAAGACTGACGCTGAGGATGAGGATAAGAAAACCGGCCTGGGCCTGACAGACACTCGCACCACCCTGGAGGAGAGACGCAAGAGTCTGTTGGACCATCACTGGGCTATTCCGAGCAAAGACCG ATCATCGGAAGACGAGGCCGACAACGAGTCCAACATCACTGTGGATAGCGGTGCCCGCAGCCAGGATCCCCTCTCGGCAGCCAGCTCTGTGAGCGGTGTACCACACAGCAGCATAACCCTAGCGGGCACTGcttctggagcagcagcagcagctatgtCTGGGGGACAGTTGCCGGGCACCGGCATGATGCCACCACCATCGGGCATTGATCTGGAGCACCTGGAGCAGCTGTCGAAGCAGTCATGCTACGACTCGGGCATCGACATTAGGGAGCCCGTGCCCAGCGTACAGCCGATACCAAAGAAAACCGTTTACAGCGACGCTGACATTGTCCTCAGCTCGGACTGGGTACCACCGAAAAATATTGTGCCGACGCACTTTAGCGAGTCGCCGCCACGCAGCACCATTCTGGGACAGAGCCTAGACGCTGGTGCCGGTGCTGGTGGGGCGCGCAAGAAGACCTCCAGCGTGAGCTTCAGCGTGGACGATGAGGCCGCACAGCAGGCCCAGGTGCAGGCACAGGTGGCGGCCACTCTAGCCAGTGACAAGCAGTCGGAGAAGAAGAACAAG ATGCTGAAGCGCCTCTCGTACCCACTCACCTGGGTGGAGGGCCTCACCGGCGAAGGCGGAGCTGTGCCAGCCCCTGGCAGCGGCACCGGCAGCCTCAACAAGTCGGCGGACACTGATTCGGCGCCCAACACGGGCGACTCCAATCAGAGTGTCTTTTCGAAAGTATTCTCAAG ACGTTCCTCAATTGGTACCTTTATACGTCCGCATTCGTCGGAGGGAACATCGTCCAGCACCAAACTGAAGGAGGCCAAGCAGGCGCCCAAGCTGGATTATCGTTCCATGGTCTCGATGGATGACAAACCCGAACTATTTATCAGTGTGGACA AACTTATCCCACGTCCGGCAAGAGCCTGTCTTGACCCACCTTTGTATTTGCGCCTGCGCATGGGCAAGCCCATTGGCAAGGCCATACCGCTGCCAACCTCTGTCATGTCCTACGGCAAGAACAAGTTGCGCGCCGAGTATTGGTTCAGTGTGCCCAAAAATCG CGTTGATGAGCTCTATCGCTTCATAAACACCTGGGTGAAACACCTGTACGGTGAGCTGGACGAAGAGCAAATCAAGGCGCGTGGCTTTGAGCTGATCCAGGAGGACACCGAGTGGACAAAGAGCGGCACCACCAAGGCTGGCCAAGGCGGCGGCAGTCAGGATGGCGAGGAGATCAGCGACCTCACCCGCGAGTCCTGGGAG GTGCTGTCCATGAGCACAGATGAATATCGCAAGACCTCACTGTTTGCGACTGGCTCCTTCGACCTGGACTTTCCCATTCCCGATCTAATTGGCAAGACAGAGATCCTCACAGAGGAGCATCG CGAGAAGCTTTGCTCTCATCTGCCCGCTCGTGCCGAGGGCTACTCCTGGTCTTTGATCTTCAGCACATCGCAGCATGGTTTCGCCCTCAACTCCCTGTACCGCAAGATGGCGCGCCTGGAGAGTCCCGTTTTAATTGTCATCGAGGACACAGATAATAAT gtATTTGGTGCCCTGACCTCCTGCTCGCTGCATGTGTCGGATCATTTCTATGGCACCGGCGAGTCCCTGCTCTACAAGTTCAATCCCAGCTTCAAGGTATTCCATTGGACTGGCGAGAACATGTACTTTATCAAGGGCAACATGGAGAGCCTGTCGATTGGCGCCGGAGA TGGTCGTTTTGGTCTGTGGCTTGATGGAGATCTCAATCAGGGACGATCACAGCAATGCAGCACATACGGCAATGAGCCTCTGGCGCCACAAGAAGACTTTGTTATCAAAACACTCGAATGCTGGGCATTTGTTTAA
- the LOC117897485 gene encoding oxidation resistance protein 1 isoform X12: protein MSRENSPRHGSFRRNLNNRDSPAAGSPGSPHHQQSNHQYHHQQPPIMEHAGAPISTSATNIATVLEDGENTILPPLTGSGPSRQRSLRDRLKDGITGSFSWQSKSRSVDHGLAAPFDLDSLRSKVEQRFESVDKLSRQKSSLPTIPTISYTVGNRDTLTSVAARFDTTPSELTHLNRLNSSFIYPGQQLLVPDKSAKDDASSSSTNEGADGGGSLSGKSSPIERKLSGDESRERDILEGLRPGSPKPGHIERVSGNSQAEMEANKSDDPVITQRFLKINVRHITDGQGVVGGVLLVTPNAVMFDPNVSDPLVIEHQAESYGVIAPMDLVVNAAIFHDIAHMRVVGGAGPSVAAGSCEAEKPEIYYPKPVLVEEDSKELSEQQPLIGDDADAGKERLEAEIGSLEITDDQESLCSSTGRDGDAFPKAFERERIEDSSLEAKDSAKTDAEDEDKKTGLGLTDTRTTLEERRKSLLDHHWAIPSKDRSSEDEADNESNITVDSGARSQDPLSAASSVSGVPHSSITLAGTASGAAAAAMSGGQLPGTGMMPPPSGIDLEHLEQLSKQSCYDSGIDIREPVPSVQPIPKKTVYSDADIVLSSDWVPPKNIVPTHFSESPPRSTILGQSLDAGAGAGGARKKTSSVSFSVDDEAAQQAQVQAQVAATLASDKQSEKKNKMLKRLSYPLTWVEGLTGEGGAVPAPGSGTGSLNKSADTDSAPNTGDSNQSVFSKVFSSSPITLVSELGGNLFSKTPSEDSGGSPVPPLTPHSTHSEGHMTYGRSSIGTFIRPHSSEGTSSSTKLKEAKQAPKLDYRSMVSMDDKPELFISVDKLIPRPARACLDPPLYLRLRMGKPIGKAIPLPTSVMSYGKNKLRAEYWFSVPKNRVDELYRFINTWVKHLYGELDEEQIKARGFELIQEDTEWTKSGTTKAGQGGGSQDGEEISDLTRESWELLKAPFAKTYKIIKTASHAASHDLEMLGGEVLSMSTDEYRKTSLFATGSFDLDFPIPDLIGKTEILTEEHREKLCSHLPARAEGYSWSLIFSTSQHGFALNSLYRKMARLESPVLIVIEDTDNNVFGALTSCSLHVSDHFYGTGESLLYKFNPSFKVFHWTGENMYFIKGNMESLSIGAGDGRFGLWLDGDLNQGRSQQCSTYGNEPLAPQEDFVIKTLECWAFV, encoded by the exons GAGCAAATCACGTAGCGTGGATCATGGCCTGGCGGCTCCATTTGACTTGGATTCGCTGCGCTCGAAGGTGGAGCAGCGTTTCGAGAGTGTGGACAAGCTATCAA GGCAAAAGTCTTCATTGCCCACCATACCCACCATTTCCTATACCGTGGGCAATCGCGATACATTGACCTCGGTGGCGGCCCGCTTTGATACGACCCCCTCGGAGCTGACGCACCTGAACCGATTGAACAGCTCCTTCATCTATCCgggacagcagctgctggtgcccgACAAGAGTGCCAAAGATGAtgcctccagcagctccaccaacGAGGGCGCCGACGGCGGTGGCAGCCTCTCGGGCAAGTCCAGTCCCATTGAGCGCAAGCTGTCCGGCGACGAGAGCCGGGAAAGAG ACATACTGGAGGGCCTGCGCCCCGGATCCCCCAAGCCGGGGCACATTGAGCGCGTGTCCGGCAACAGCCAGGCCGAGATGGAGGCCAACAAGAGCGATGATCCAGTCATTACGCAACGCTTCCTCAAGATCAACGTCCGTCACATCACCGACGGCCAGGGCGTTGTGGGCGGCGTCCTTCTGGTCACCCCCAATGCCGTAATGTTTGATCCGAATGTCAGCGATCCGCTGGTGATTGAACACCAGGCAGAGAGCTACGGGGTGATTGCTCCCATGGATCTGGTGGTGAATGCGGCCATTTTCCATGACATTGCGCACATGCGTgtggtgggtggtgctggCCCCAGTGTTGCTGCCGGCAGCTGCGAGGCGGAGAAGCCAGAGATCTATTATCCCAAACCAGTATTAGTCGAGGAGGACTCCAAGGAGTTGtccgagcagcagccgctgatAGGCGACGATGCCGATGCCGGCAAGGAGCGTTTGGAGG CTGAAATTGGTTCGTTGGAGATTACCGATGACCAGGAGTCACTCTGTTCCAGCACTGGACGTGATGGCGATGCCTTCCCCAAGGCCTTTGAACGTGAACGTATTGAG GACTCGTCGTTGGAAGCCAAAGATAGCGCTAAGACTGACGCTGAGGATGAGGATAAGAAAACCGGCCTGGGCCTGACAGACACTCGCACCACCCTGGAGGAGAGACGCAAGAGTCTGTTGGACCATCACTGGGCTATTCCGAGCAAAGACCG ATCATCGGAAGACGAGGCCGACAACGAGTCCAACATCACTGTGGATAGCGGTGCCCGCAGCCAGGATCCCCTCTCGGCAGCCAGCTCTGTGAGCGGTGTACCACACAGCAGCATAACCCTAGCGGGCACTGcttctggagcagcagcagcagctatgtCTGGGGGACAGTTGCCGGGCACCGGCATGATGCCACCACCATCGGGCATTGATCTGGAGCACCTGGAGCAGCTGTCGAAGCAGTCATGCTACGACTCGGGCATCGACATTAGGGAGCCCGTGCCCAGCGTACAGCCGATACCAAAGAAAACCGTTTACAGCGACGCTGACATTGTCCTCAGCTCGGACTGGGTACCACCGAAAAATATTGTGCCGACGCACTTTAGCGAGTCGCCGCCACGCAGCACCATTCTGGGACAGAGCCTAGACGCTGGTGCCGGTGCTGGTGGGGCGCGCAAGAAGACCTCCAGCGTGAGCTTCAGCGTGGACGATGAGGCCGCACAGCAGGCCCAGGTGCAGGCACAGGTGGCGGCCACTCTAGCCAGTGACAAGCAGTCGGAGAAGAAGAACAAG ATGCTGAAGCGCCTCTCGTACCCACTCACCTGGGTGGAGGGCCTCACCGGCGAAGGCGGAGCTGTGCCAGCCCCTGGCAGCGGCACCGGCAGCCTCAACAAGTCGGCGGACACTGATTCGGCGCCCAACACGGGCGACTCCAATCAGAGTGTCTTTTCGAAAGTATTCTCAAG CTCGCCCATTACTCTGGTCTCAGAGCTGGGCGGGAATCTGTTTTCGAAAACACCGTCCGAAGACTCTGGTGGCTCGCCAGTGCCGCCATTGACTCCGCATTCGACACATTCCGAGGGTCATATGACCTATGG ACGTTCCTCAATTGGTACCTTTATACGTCCGCATTCGTCGGAGGGAACATCGTCCAGCACCAAACTGAAGGAGGCCAAGCAGGCGCCCAAGCTGGATTATCGTTCCATGGTCTCGATGGATGACAAACCCGAACTATTTATCAGTGTGGACA AACTTATCCCACGTCCGGCAAGAGCCTGTCTTGACCCACCTTTGTATTTGCGCCTGCGCATGGGCAAGCCCATTGGCAAGGCCATACCGCTGCCAACCTCTGTCATGTCCTACGGCAAGAACAAGTTGCGCGCCGAGTATTGGTTCAGTGTGCCCAAAAATCG CGTTGATGAGCTCTATCGCTTCATAAACACCTGGGTGAAACACCTGTACGGTGAGCTGGACGAAGAGCAAATCAAGGCGCGTGGCTTTGAGCTGATCCAGGAGGACACCGAGTGGACAAAGAGCGGCACCACCAAGGCTGGCCAAGGCGGCGGCAGTCAGGATGGCGAGGAGATCAGCGACCTCACCCGCGAGTCCTGGGAG CTTTTAAAGGCACCGTTCGCCAAGACCTACAAGATCATTAAAACGGCTTCCCATGCCGCATCGCATGACTTGGAAATGTTGGGCGGCGAG GTGCTGTCCATGAGCACAGATGAATATCGCAAGACCTCACTGTTTGCGACTGGCTCCTTCGACCTGGACTTTCCCATTCCCGATCTAATTGGCAAGACAGAGATCCTCACAGAGGAGCATCG CGAGAAGCTTTGCTCTCATCTGCCCGCTCGTGCCGAGGGCTACTCCTGGTCTTTGATCTTCAGCACATCGCAGCATGGTTTCGCCCTCAACTCCCTGTACCGCAAGATGGCGCGCCTGGAGAGTCCCGTTTTAATTGTCATCGAGGACACAGATAATAAT gtATTTGGTGCCCTGACCTCCTGCTCGCTGCATGTGTCGGATCATTTCTATGGCACCGGCGAGTCCCTGCTCTACAAGTTCAATCCCAGCTTCAAGGTATTCCATTGGACTGGCGAGAACATGTACTTTATCAAGGGCAACATGGAGAGCCTGTCGATTGGCGCCGGAGA TGGTCGTTTTGGTCTGTGGCTTGATGGAGATCTCAATCAGGGACGATCACAGCAATGCAGCACATACGGCAATGAGCCTCTGGCGCCACAAGAAGACTTTGTTATCAAAACACTCGAATGCTGGGCATTTGTTTAA